Proteins encoded within one genomic window of Cytobacillus sp. IB215665:
- a CDS encoding LysR family transcriptional regulator translates to MTIVQLEIFFTVTETNNFTKAGEVIGLSQSAVSHAISSLESELGFKLFSRDYSGIKITKNGEKLKIYATKILKEVKQLNEEILKINNGESEKMRIGFLNHTINNFFLNKLKQFKQNNPVIDVEIWEGSHEEIVNWIVAETIDLGFVYLPLHNTMLDVSILKRDNYCLVLPHEHPLREETEPTIEKLISEPIILLQEGENDPINSFFSQFNNNVHTRFTVNNISSIINMVSAGIGVGIIPEIMVPNTDIVYTRPFHQNVHRTIGLATKASNSNPTAVTKLREIITN, encoded by the coding sequence ATGACAATTGTTCAATTAGAAATCTTCTTTACAGTTACAGAAACTAATAACTTTACAAAAGCGGGGGAAGTCATTGGATTGAGTCAATCAGCTGTAAGCCATGCTATTTCAAGTTTAGAGTCAGAATTAGGGTTTAAACTTTTTAGCAGAGATTATTCAGGAATTAAAATTACGAAAAATGGCGAGAAATTAAAAATCTATGCAACAAAAATTTTAAAGGAAGTTAAGCAATTGAATGAAGAAATACTAAAAATTAATAATGGTGAGAGTGAAAAAATGCGTATAGGTTTTTTGAACCATACAATAAATAATTTCTTTCTAAATAAGTTAAAACAATTTAAACAAAATAACCCTGTAATTGATGTTGAGATCTGGGAAGGTAGTCATGAGGAAATTGTAAATTGGATTGTCGCAGAAACTATTGATTTAGGGTTTGTATATCTACCTTTACATAATACAATGTTGGATGTTTCTATTTTAAAAAGAGACAACTACTGCTTAGTTTTACCACATGAACATCCGCTACGAGAAGAGACAGAACCTACAATAGAAAAGTTAATTTCAGAACCTATTATTCTGTTGCAAGAGGGAGAAAATGATCCTATTAATAGCTTTTTTAGTCAATTTAATAATAATGTACATACACGATTTACAGTAAATAATATAAGTTCTATTATTAATATGGTAAGTGCTGGAATCGGAGTTGGTATTATACCAGAAATTATGGTACCAAATACAGACATTGTATATACTAGGCCCTTTCATCAAAATGTACATCGGACGATAGGATTAGCAACTAAAGCCTCTAATTCAAATCCAACAGCTGTAACAAAGTTAAGAGAAATAATTACAAATTAA